The following are from one region of the Andrena cerasifolii isolate SP2316 chromosome 1, iyAndCera1_principal, whole genome shotgun sequence genome:
- the LOC143377483 gene encoding uncharacterized protein LOC143377483, translating into MNAIISLVSFRENCPSAATIKLVESWGVDYDIAIDCLPPLLTTGVVMAKYFNGVFHVSKLAELCYMVKSDSERLKDLPQFEVLHYHALQGRRFVVSFTIALSLLLAIYLSLPTALIVHDILTKNESEEKYVMYQADYYIVDTREHYYFETVHSYVASIMMIFLICTLDSMFIIFIQHACAMFAVTGYQLKTVDILDTNTMPVGTNKAEYQKFENAQELMYAKLILCVKEHQRAIECTRIVQSAFSVALFLEVTMNILTLSITGIQALLTMSSGNISDLLRLTTWMMGQYIHLVFIHFPGQRLSNFSEQVYYDSLECKWHTTFHKSRVVYQFFVMNTLVPCQLTALKVTTLNLETLLSVCNTLVRVNRSEKCKIMCIIRGAFRKDVTHFVHFYDSSTAFMFSVVKILKTARASPFSFSSRKLHSRISPFCHHRYSRR; encoded by the exons ATGAACGCGATCATCTCACTCGTATCCTTTCGTGAAAACTGCCCTTCAGCTGCT ACTATAAAACTGGTCGAATCGTGGGGTGTGGACTATGACATTGCTATCGATTGTTTACCACCCTTGTTAACCACCGGAGTGGTAATGGCGAAGTATTTCAACGGTGTGTTCCACGTAAGCAAG CTGGCAGAGCTGTGTTATATGGTTAAAAGCGATTCTGAACGATTGAAGGATCTTCCACAGTTCGAGGTTCTCCATTACCACGCTCTGCAAGGAAGGAGATTCGTGGTGTCCTTCACAA TTGCCCTCAGCCTGCTACTGGCGATATACCTATCACTTCCAACCGCGTTAATCGTACACGACATTCTAACGAAAAACGAGTCGGAGGAGAAGTATGTGATGTACCAAGCGGATTATTACATCGTAGACACACGAGAGCACTACTATTTCGAGACGGTGCATAGTTATGTAGCGTCTATAATGATGATATTTCTCATATGCACGCTGGACTCGatgttcattatttttatacaacatGCCTGCGCGATGTTTGCAGTCACTGG ATATCAACTAAAGACGGTGGACATTTTGGACACAAATACAATGCCGGTCGGAACCAATAAAGCGGAGTACCAAAAGTTTGAGAACGCGCAAGAACTAATGTACGCGAAACTTATATTATGCGTTAAGGAACATCAAAGGGCTATAGA GTGCACGCGTATCGTACAATCAGCATTCTCAGTGGCACTGTTTCTTGAAGTAACGATGAACATCTTAACCCTCAGTATCACTGGAATACAA GCTTTGTTGACAATGTCTAGTGGAAATATATCGGATCTGTTAAGGCTGACAACCTGGATGATGGGACAGTATATTCATCTGGTTTTTATCCACTTTCCCGGGCAAAGACTGTCGAATTTCAGCGAGCAGGTGTATTACGACTC GTTGGAGTGCAAGTGGCACACAACTTTCCACAAGTCACGTGTTGTGTACCAGTTTTTCGTTATGAACACGTTAGTCCCGTGTCAGCTGACCGCGTTGAAAGTGACAACGTTGAACCTGGAAACGTTATTGTCGGTATGTAACACCTTAGTGCGAGTGAACAGATCGgagaaatgtaaaataatgtgtaTAATACGCGGCGCGTTTCGCAAAGATGTTACacattttgtgcatttttatgATTCATCTACGGCCTTTATGTTCTCTGTCGTTAAAATATTGAAGACTGCAAGGGCTTCGCCCTTTTCTTTCAGTTCACGCAAGCTGCATTCTCGTATTTCACCGTTCTGTCATCATCGTTATAGTCGGCGATAG